A DNA window from Actinomadura coerulea contains the following coding sequences:
- a CDS encoding TIGR03086 family metal-binding protein: MAHNLSGYHRALDLFEGLVAGVHRDGWDAPSPCAGWTARDVAGHVTGGQFLVRALASGQPEPDVNADPARFVAGDVLMSWRAARKECAAALTPDALDRLIPFDGLGELPLGDFLEGYILEPLVHAWDLARATGQPSRLDPDLVHHAFATAQVVAASLRSEGHLAPPLPAPRGADEQTRMLAFLGRSA, encoded by the coding sequence ATGGCTCACAACCTCAGCGGCTACCACCGGGCCCTCGACCTCTTCGAGGGCCTGGTGGCCGGCGTCCACCGCGACGGGTGGGACGCGCCGTCGCCCTGCGCGGGGTGGACCGCCCGGGACGTCGCCGGCCATGTGACCGGCGGCCAGTTCCTGGTCCGGGCGCTGGCCTCGGGACAGCCCGAGCCGGACGTCAACGCCGACCCCGCGCGGTTCGTCGCGGGGGACGTCCTGATGAGCTGGCGGGCGGCCCGCAAGGAGTGCGCGGCCGCGCTCACCCCCGACGCACTCGACCGCCTCATCCCCTTCGACGGGCTGGGCGAGCTGCCGCTGGGCGACTTCCTGGAGGGCTACATCCTGGAGCCGCTGGTGCACGCCTGGGACCTGGCCCGGGCGACCGGGCAGCCGTCGCGCCTCGACCCGGACCTCGTCCACCACGCGTTCGCCACGGCCCAGGTGGTCGCCGCCTCACTGCGGTCCGAGGGGCATCTGGCGCCGCCCCTGCCCGCTCCGCGCGGCGCCGACGAGCAGACCCGCATGCTCGCCTTCCTGGGCCGTTCGGCCTGA